In Aquiflexum balticum DSM 16537, a single genomic region encodes these proteins:
- a CDS encoding PAS domain-containing protein yields the protein MIQLRDIEVMLPLYLRESSNLLVIVVDLEGCHLYSNSLFSEFFKITSDELSDLSFFDLVRDNEKNEFQEILGKTIEAPNKVFGFIQKHRMQKLNWEYSVFNNEEGDFLGVLGIATLQDETEIIIGTESIKLNPKTDIAFQLNSDWEIQSANMVAEDFFGKKINDLLNQKIWQVFQHPKIYEYALEFKKAKETNCSVTFDDYNPESDTWHQVIIHPKNDCLDIYFKDISPIQGLASKKNLMKSTLDAILVNADESFFMMNKELKIKGFNAQASELVMTVFNKVLKENDKFINFLLPGTEEIFLMKIEEIFSGSIVSFEEKVEFQSVEKRRLFRHTFIPVSDENKKVVCIIYRVKDIQVEKDNLSKSIQNNELLRNIIYNQNNVLRSPLSSILGLLDLIDDKQLDEDNQKYFSYLKPLAEELDKVIRDNTKKMNQSDSFLD from the coding sequence ATGATTCAGTTAAGAGATATAGAAGTAATGCTTCCTTTATATTTAAGGGAATCTTCAAACCTGTTGGTAATTGTCGTTGATCTCGAAGGATGTCACTTATACTCCAATTCTCTTTTTTCTGAATTTTTTAAAATTACATCAGATGAACTTTCAGACCTTTCCTTTTTTGATTTGGTCAGGGATAATGAGAAAAATGAATTTCAGGAAATCCTTGGAAAAACAATTGAGGCTCCAAATAAGGTTTTTGGATTTATTCAAAAACACCGCATGCAAAAATTGAATTGGGAATATTCAGTTTTCAATAATGAAGAGGGGGACTTTTTAGGGGTTTTGGGAATAGCTACATTACAGGATGAAACTGAAATTATCATCGGAACAGAGAGTATTAAGCTGAATCCAAAAACCGACATTGCATTTCAACTCAATTCAGATTGGGAGATTCAATCGGCGAATATGGTCGCCGAGGATTTTTTTGGTAAAAAAATCAATGACTTGCTGAATCAAAAAATCTGGCAGGTATTTCAGCATCCCAAAATATATGAATATGCCTTGGAATTCAAAAAGGCTAAAGAAACGAATTGTTCTGTAACTTTTGATGATTATAATCCTGAATCTGATACCTGGCATCAAGTGATTATTCATCCCAAGAATGATTGTCTTGACATTTATTTCAAAGATATTTCTCCAATACAGGGATTGGCAAGCAAAAAAAATCTGATGAAATCAACATTGGATGCCATACTGGTAAATGCGGATGAAAGCTTTTTTATGATGAATAAAGAATTGAAAATCAAAGGTTTCAATGCGCAGGCGTCTGAGTTGGTTATGACAGTTTTTAACAAGGTCTTGAAAGAAAATGATAAATTCATCAATTTTCTTTTACCGGGCACAGAGGAAATTTTTTTAATGAAAATAGAAGAGATTTTTTCAGGAAGTATCGTTTCATTTGAAGAGAAAGTAGAATTTCAATCTGTTGAAAAAAGAAGACTTTTTCGGCACACTTTTATACCTGTATCTGATGAAAACAAAAAAGTGGTATGTATCATCTACAGAGTAAAGGATATCCAAGTGGAAAAAGATAACCTCAGCAAATCCATCCAAAATAATGAATTGCTTAGGAATATAATCTATAATCAAAACAATGTACTTAGATCTCCATTGTCCTCCATTCTAGGTTTACTGGATTTGATTGACGACAAGCAGTTGGATGAAGATAACCAAAAATATTTTTCTTATCTAAAGCCACTTGCTGAGGAATTGGATAAAGTGATCAGGGATAATACCAAAAAGATGAACCAATCAGATTCATTTCTGGATTGA
- a CDS encoding RHS repeat domain-containing protein, producing the protein MLVDGALDYLVHEEGRIVSEPDGLHSEFYVKDHLGNVRQVLRSPNIQTFMATMEIQNAETEEVDFSMVSASRQTEPEHNVTEGGNEVAWLNADRGRMLGPGRTQEIYAGDSLKLQVHGKYVDDKNQKANAGSFMAVGGVKRLVADLNELALFTQNAGGANPIALFNLADILGKDLQKREAPEAYLIYALYDRDSNRYEVGKKVLSKNAANQHEVLEENMYISKDGYMETFVVNETSEDVWFDNMMVMSVSSAIVQETHYDPWGLELTGIGYEYAGVKKNKYLFNGKELIEDNGLQYYDYGARMYDPAIGRWGIVDPLADQFQSWSPYSFSFNNPLRFIDPDGRAPWDVIIKGSESQAAFNELQSSVQGQLNLSMDANGKVSYTQVGEGKLSNDAQQLTNAIDNSSIVVNVNAENTTTTSSGDLYIGGAFAGNTVTKGADGNIVVAEQEVNPGVLGKMSTAHGKPGADMLHEVTEAYQGGLISQKQGTSSPASNKAGSVYPRAHGRATKQSGSIFERIYDASGKEMKMAPSGGYPAGVKSADWYVKDKKGNKVVIQKVQ; encoded by the coding sequence GTGCTTGTGGACGGCGCTTTGGATTACCTGGTGCATGAGGAGGGGAGGATAGTATCCGAACCGGATGGTCTCCATAGTGAATTTTACGTAAAGGACCATCTTGGGAATGTGCGACAGGTACTGCGCAGCCCGAATATTCAGACCTTTATGGCCACCATGGAGATTCAGAATGCGGAAACTGAAGAGGTGGATTTTTCCATGGTATCGGCATCCAGACAGACAGAACCTGAGCATAATGTGACCGAAGGCGGCAACGAGGTTGCCTGGCTGAATGCAGACCGGGGGAGAATGTTAGGACCCGGAAGGACCCAGGAAATCTATGCGGGTGACAGTCTGAAGCTACAGGTGCATGGCAAATATGTGGACGACAAGAATCAAAAGGCGAATGCGGGGAGCTTTATGGCAGTGGGGGGCGTGAAAAGACTGGTGGCGGACCTGAACGAACTGGCGCTGTTCACCCAAAATGCCGGCGGTGCAAATCCGATAGCATTATTTAACCTGGCTGATATCCTGGGCAAGGATCTCCAGAAAAGAGAGGCCCCGGAGGCATATCTGATATATGCACTCTACGACCGGGACAGCAACCGCTACGAAGTAGGAAAGAAAGTCCTGAGTAAAAATGCAGCAAACCAGCATGAAGTCTTGGAAGAGAATATGTATATTTCGAAAGACGGATATATGGAGACCTTTGTGGTAAACGAAACCTCGGAGGATGTCTGGTTTGACAATATGATGGTGATGAGTGTGAGTTCGGCCATCGTGCAGGAAACACATTATGACCCTTGGGGATTGGAACTGACAGGGATCGGGTACGAGTATGCCGGAGTGAAGAAGAATAAGTACCTCTTCAACGGGAAAGAACTGATCGAGGACAACGGCCTTCAGTACTACGACTACGGGGCGAGGATGTATGATCCGGCGATAGGGAGATGGGGAATTGTTGACCCCTTGGCGGATCAGTTCCAAAGTTGGTCTCCGTACTCTTTCTCTTTTAATAACCCTCTTCGTTTCATTGATCCAGACGGAAGGGCACCTTGGGATGTGATCATAAAAGGTTCGGAAAGTCAAGCAGCTTTTAATGAATTGCAATCCTCAGTACAAGGACAGCTTAACTTATCAATGGATGCAAATGGGAAAGTAAGCTATACCCAAGTTGGAGAAGGCAAGCTTTCTAATGATGCTCAACAATTAACCAATGCAATAGATAACAGTTCTATCGTAGTTAATGTTAACGCAGAAAACACAACAACAACATCATCCGGCGATTTATACATTGGCGGTGCTTTTGCCGGGAATACTGTTACAAAGGGAGCAGACGGTAATATAGTTGTTGCCGAACAGGAAGTAAATCCAGGCGTTTTAGGGAAGATGAGTACGGCTCACGGAAAACCGGGGGCCGATATGTTACACGAAGTTACAGAAGCTTACCAGGGTGGATTGATATCACAGAAGCAAGGAACTTCTTCTCCCGCATCGAATAAGGCCGGCTCTGTATATCCGAGGGCACACGGCAGAGCCACAAAACAGTCGGGTTCTATTTTTGAAAGAATATATGATGCATCAGGCAAAGAGATGAAAATGGCTCCGTCAGGCGGTTATCCAGCAGGAGTAAAAAGTGCTGATTGGTATGTTAAAGACAAAAAGGGTAATAAAGTTGTCATCCAAAAAGTACAATAA
- a CDS encoding LytR/AlgR family response regulator transcription factor → MKEVLKENNSDWSQNESSLNGNVGDFLIKDGLFIRNKGNLIKVKWIDILWLKGDGNYTTLVTRTQVYSLRNILKEFEAVLPNGDFFRIHKSYIVRLDEIKSINPREVAVGSDTVPVGRTYFQDLMNGIKKLGSSSPD, encoded by the coding sequence ATGAAAGAAGTACTGAAGGAGAATAATTCAGATTGGAGCCAAAATGAAAGTTCACTCAATGGAAATGTTGGGGATTTTTTGATCAAAGATGGTTTGTTTATCAGGAATAAAGGGAATTTGATAAAAGTGAAGTGGATTGATATTCTTTGGCTTAAAGGAGATGGGAATTACACCACTTTGGTAACAAGAACTCAGGTTTATTCGCTCAGAAATATTTTGAAAGAGTTTGAAGCTGTTTTGCCGAATGGTGATTTTTTCAGAATCCATAAAAGTTATATTGTCCGATTGGATGAAATCAAAAGCATCAATCCCAGGGAAGTTGCCGTAGGAAGTGATACCGTCCCTGTAGGAAGAACTTATTTTCAGGATCTTATGAATGGTATCAAAAAACTCGGATCGTCAAGTCCTGATTGA
- a CDS encoding RHS repeat domain-containing protein, which yields MFDFNCLLLLELRSGRKPDWINRGKVLFFTFMFGIFWQISLGQTGTYSKPNFIPPSPEASSMFKFIDIPVSKATGVPNISIPIYEIKLSDLSVPISIHYNSSGIRADEISGSIGLGWTLSAGGMISATVNGTNDMGGIGYLNAPVFPEDRELSPQSYLQPNFTIFKNSDYQLLTELTGQQVYVVSNGVVTSTPPQQQFDTQPDLFYYSYPGGSGKFFFSKNGNAHTIPFSPIGITTSPDFVIEDGDGVKYSFEQVEIVNVTSLGFTNQPVFGSINSTVQNFVYHLSKIETPGGNVVEYQYDDVTYNYKGRTEFTRYKKLGNVDGTFPSSAETRIETGHKVFGKNLRKILVNGRLIVEFMYESCNRIDLDKAQGETGNFAIDKIKIYKGEVEEIFDFEYGYFNFTSSNYCGISPNSNQYRLKLNSVQRSEEGPYTFTYFGNNYLPNRDIFETDHWGYYSTSGGKFAIDETGFFLGGHSKDPDLNTTKIGVIEKIVYPTKGLSEFYYELNQARDTLETFGVNLINKSLGIYYDPSAGVQMENFTLTTPKSVTVMYNTTTAPVQANLRFDVTLTGPNGYWRQFQSVSGNDLTSVSLQAGNYTLTVDQVGFFEEGYVNLFWVEQEFNYSTTIGNFQLGGLRVKEIRHLDKEGGSIENQSFFDYTIKDNPSVSSGKIANKPRYFYSIDKIIRGLNQTGSGLLDKEASYHVQSSSAVLPMAGLNGYHVLYTEVTQSNSSGKDIGFVFSKFSFVNDLKAYVTFPAVAPISFNWMRGLLLLEEIYAKNPTNNSYRIIQRTENEYQHLYTDRSASNFSENFAHYTPPAQLNENHALGLSIELIAPEWLYQTSPAGSGYLPAIFRVSSFKQISSWTKFTKSTTTEFDALQNPIFQKTTEYFYDNPNHAQTTRVVSSSSDGATFTDYMLYPHDYSGGSSALNDMRSNGLFALPVEQVRMVARGSQSFIVGGNLNEYKTGGKGLLDKVFVLSPGTAVPLSQFKFSNTSMGNLPGFSSGGNYSKDNKYFQKILFENYDTKGNPGKYQETSGNPVRIRWDNTFNNVYGICKGCSPDFFAFTSFEDDVKGGWTYSGSTTTSHSKAGNRGYNLSGGAVSISSIPTGSDKFKVGFWARTSGTNPSLSIGGTPTTVTSTWQWLEKEITSSSLSISGINVIIDELRLHPVSAEVETYTYTQLKKIASTTDSRGYVTIYEYDQIGRLKTVKDEDGNILEHYEYNYATGN from the coding sequence AAAGCCGGATTGGATCAATAGGGGTAAGGTTTTATTCTTTACCTTCATGTTTGGTATTTTTTGGCAGATTTCCTTGGGTCAGACAGGAACTTACAGTAAACCAAATTTCATTCCTCCGAGCCCTGAAGCTTCATCAATGTTTAAATTTATAGACATACCTGTCAGTAAAGCAACAGGAGTTCCGAATATTTCGATTCCCATATATGAGATCAAACTAAGTGATTTATCCGTTCCGATTTCCATCCACTACAATTCTTCGGGAATCAGGGCTGATGAAATTTCAGGAAGTATTGGCTTGGGTTGGACTCTGAGTGCCGGGGGAATGATTTCTGCAACTGTCAACGGAACAAATGACATGGGCGGCATTGGCTATCTTAATGCCCCTGTATTCCCTGAAGATAGAGAGTTGTCCCCACAATCGTATTTGCAACCTAATTTTACAATATTTAAAAATTCCGATTACCAGTTGCTGACTGAGTTAACAGGTCAGCAGGTCTATGTCGTATCCAACGGAGTGGTTACATCTACTCCCCCGCAACAACAATTTGACACCCAACCTGATCTGTTTTACTACAGCTACCCCGGTGGAAGCGGTAAGTTCTTTTTTTCAAAAAATGGAAACGCCCATACTATACCATTTTCGCCTATTGGAATCACTACAAGTCCAGATTTTGTCATTGAAGATGGTGATGGTGTGAAATATTCATTTGAACAGGTTGAAATTGTAAATGTCACATCTTTGGGATTCACAAACCAACCGGTATTTGGTTCAATAAATTCAACAGTTCAAAATTTTGTTTATCATTTGAGTAAGATAGAAACACCTGGTGGAAATGTCGTTGAATATCAATATGATGATGTTACTTATAATTATAAAGGAAGGACAGAATTTACGAGGTACAAAAAATTGGGAAACGTTGATGGGACTTTCCCATCTTCTGCAGAGACGAGAATTGAGACCGGACATAAGGTCTTTGGGAAAAACCTGAGAAAAATCCTTGTGAATGGAAGGTTGATTGTTGAGTTTATGTACGAATCCTGTAACAGGATCGATCTTGATAAAGCACAAGGAGAAACCGGTAACTTCGCAATCGATAAGATAAAAATATATAAAGGAGAAGTTGAAGAAATATTCGATTTTGAATATGGATATTTCAATTTCACTTCTTCAAATTATTGTGGGATATCTCCGAATTCCAACCAGTATAGGCTTAAATTAAATTCCGTACAGCGGTCTGAAGAAGGGCCTTATACTTTTACTTATTTTGGAAATAACTATTTGCCAAACAGAGATATATTCGAAACCGATCATTGGGGTTATTACTCTACTTCCGGCGGAAAATTTGCAATAGATGAGACAGGTTTTTTTCTTGGAGGACACTCTAAAGATCCAGATCTCAACACCACTAAAATTGGTGTAATTGAAAAAATTGTTTATCCGACAAAAGGGCTTTCCGAATTTTATTATGAGTTGAATCAGGCTCGGGATACTTTGGAGACGTTTGGTGTTAATTTGATAAATAAGTCTTTAGGTATATATTACGATCCGTCAGCTGGTGTACAAATGGAGAATTTCACCCTCACAACACCTAAATCGGTAACTGTTATGTACAATACCACAACAGCTCCGGTACAGGCAAACCTCAGGTTTGATGTTACACTTACAGGTCCTAATGGATATTGGAGACAATTCCAGTCTGTGTCAGGAAATGATTTAACTTCGGTTTCATTACAGGCAGGTAATTATACATTGACAGTGGATCAGGTTGGTTTTTTTGAGGAGGGTTATGTGAATTTGTTTTGGGTGGAACAGGAGTTTAATTACTCAACAACAATCGGGAATTTTCAATTGGGAGGCTTAAGAGTCAAGGAAATCAGACATTTGGACAAAGAAGGAGGCAGTATCGAAAATCAGTCATTCTTTGACTATACGATAAAGGATAACCCTTCCGTTTCTAGCGGAAAGATAGCTAACAAGCCCAGGTATTTTTATTCTATTGATAAGATAATAAGGGGTTTAAACCAAACTGGTAGCGGGCTTCTTGATAAAGAAGCATCGTACCATGTGCAATCCTCTTCTGCTGTATTGCCGATGGCTGGCTTAAATGGATATCACGTGCTTTACACAGAAGTTACGCAATCTAATTCTTCCGGTAAGGATATTGGTTTTGTTTTTTCCAAATTCAGCTTCGTAAACGATTTAAAGGCCTATGTTACTTTTCCTGCGGTGGCACCGATTAGCTTTAATTGGATGCGGGGATTACTTCTTTTAGAGGAAATTTATGCCAAAAATCCCACAAATAATTCATACCGAATTATCCAAAGGACCGAAAATGAGTATCAACATTTGTATACCGATAGATCAGCCTCAAATTTCTCGGAGAATTTTGCCCACTATACACCCCCGGCCCAATTGAATGAAAACCATGCTCTCGGCCTTTCAATAGAATTGATAGCACCTGAATGGCTGTATCAAACTTCGCCCGCGGGCTCTGGTTACCTGCCGGCAATATTTAGGGTTTCATCATTTAAACAAATTTCTTCATGGACAAAATTCACTAAATCCACAACAACGGAATTTGACGCACTTCAAAATCCGATATTTCAAAAAACAACTGAATATTTCTATGACAATCCAAATCATGCCCAAACAACAAGAGTAGTCAGTTCTTCGAGTGATGGTGCTACTTTCACCGATTACATGTTGTATCCTCATGACTATTCGGGAGGGAGTTCAGCTTTGAACGATATGAGGTCAAACGGACTATTTGCTTTGCCGGTTGAACAGGTCCGCATGGTTGCCCGGGGGAGTCAAAGTTTTATCGTGGGAGGTAATCTCAATGAATATAAAACCGGGGGTAAAGGGTTGTTGGACAAGGTTTTCGTTTTGTCTCCGGGCACTGCTGTTCCCTTAAGCCAGTTTAAATTTTCAAATACATCAATGGGAAATCTCCCGGGATTTTCTTCAGGAGGAAATTATTCCAAAGACAATAAATATTTCCAGAAAATTCTGTTTGAGAATTATGACACAAAAGGAAACCCCGGGAAATATCAAGAGACATCCGGAAACCCTGTTAGGATTCGTTGGGACAATACATTTAACAATGTTTATGGGATATGTAAGGGCTGCTCTCCTGATTTCTTTGCATTTACTTCTTTCGAAGATGATGTTAAAGGAGGATGGACTTATAGTGGAAGTACAACGACAAGTCACTCCAAGGCAGGAAACAGGGGATATAATTTATCGGGTGGTGCGGTTTCCATTTCTTCGATACCAACGGGTAGTGACAAGTTTAAAGTAGGGTTTTGGGCCAGGACATCCGGTACTAACCCTTCTCTTTCAATTGGGGGTACTCCGACAACTGTTACCTCTACCTGGCAATGGTTGGAAAAGGAAATAACTTCTTCCAGCCTTAGTATTTCGGGAATCAATGTGATTATCGACGAACTTAGGTTACATCCCGTTTCTGCGGAGGTTGAAACATATACGTATACCCAACTCAAAAAAATCGCGAGTACAACTGATTCCAGAGGGTATGTTACGATATACGAATATGACCAAATAGGCCGATTGAAAACAGTTAAAGACGAAGACGGAAACATTTTGGAACATTACGAATATAATTACGCTACTGGTAACTAA
- a CDS encoding site-specific integrase gives MLDKSFGLMFFLKTTKNSKKPEKYIYARVTVDGDSREISTKRVCEVHKWNQGQGRAMGNKEDVRQLNAFLDSFQMKILQAKIVLMDNNKDVTAENIKNVLLGKTEDRKQILEVFQAHNEQLKALVGKGFAAGTLQRYRTSLDHTRSFIQWKFQKDDIEIHQLNYEFISDYEFWLKTVRNCSHNTTVKYLSNFKKIVLSCVKKGWLIRDPFLGYKMVKKEVVREVLSNEELNSIRKKVFGIERLSQVRDIFLFCCYTGLAYIDVKNLKKEQIKLGIDGEQWIFTQRQKTETPTRLPLLPQALSIIKKYKDHPYCENKGYILPVLSNQKMNSYLKEIADVCGINKQLTFHIARHTFATTITLGNGVPIETVSKMLGHKSLKQTQHYAKILDIKISKDMQRLREMMNKKNV, from the coding sequence ATGCTGGACAAAAGCTTTGGATTGATGTTTTTTCTAAAAACAACCAAAAACAGTAAGAAACCGGAGAAGTATATTTACGCAAGAGTGACCGTAGACGGTGATTCAAGGGAGATCTCCACAAAAAGAGTCTGTGAAGTTCACAAGTGGAATCAAGGACAAGGAAGGGCAATGGGAAATAAAGAAGATGTAAGGCAACTAAATGCCTTTCTGGATTCTTTTCAAATGAAAATCCTACAGGCCAAGATAGTCCTGATGGACAACAACAAAGATGTGACTGCAGAAAACATCAAAAATGTACTACTTGGGAAAACTGAGGATCGGAAACAAATATTGGAGGTCTTTCAGGCACACAATGAACAGCTAAAAGCTCTCGTAGGAAAAGGCTTCGCTGCGGGGACCCTTCAGCGGTACAGAACATCTTTGGACCATACCAGGTCATTCATTCAATGGAAATTCCAAAAAGATGACATTGAAATCCACCAACTCAATTATGAATTCATTTCAGACTATGAATTCTGGTTGAAAACTGTCAGGAATTGCAGCCACAATACTACGGTAAAATATCTGTCAAATTTCAAAAAGATTGTTCTCTCCTGTGTCAAAAAAGGATGGCTGATCAGGGATCCGTTTCTTGGATACAAAATGGTGAAAAAGGAAGTTGTCAGGGAGGTATTGAGTAACGAAGAATTGAACAGTATCCGAAAAAAGGTTTTTGGTATTGAAAGATTATCACAGGTCAGGGATATATTTCTTTTTTGCTGCTATACCGGACTTGCCTATATAGATGTCAAAAACCTGAAAAAGGAACAGATTAAACTGGGTATAGATGGTGAACAATGGATATTTACCCAAAGGCAAAAAACAGAAACCCCAACAAGGCTTCCTTTACTCCCACAGGCCCTGTCAATTATCAAAAAATATAAGGACCATCCATATTGTGAGAATAAAGGATATATATTACCGGTTTTGAGCAACCAGAAAATGAATTCCTATTTGAAGGAAATCGCTGATGTCTGTGGCATCAACAAACAGTTGACATTTCATATCGCCAGGCACACATTTGCGACTACAATTACGCTGGGCAACGGTGTACCTATCGAAACGGTCTCTAAAATGCTCGGCCACAAATCCCTCAAGCAGACCCAGCATTATGCAAAAATCCTGGATATCAAGATCAGTAAGGATATGCAAAGACTTAGGGAAATGATGAATAAAAAAAATGTTTAA
- a CDS encoding DUF6443 domain-containing protein translates to MRHYLFTSLFLFLVCIEFSLSQTTENFVKTYRARTGTTSIATVTGGTSSQSYKTFTYYDGLGRPKQTVGRQSTISGKDLITPIDYDVFGREEKEYLPYFESSGTQDGRFRSNGFTMHSSRTGSIYGDSYGYSQKLYEPSPLNRVDKQASPGNAWRMGSDKEVKFSRRSNTSGEGVRIFTVNSSGFPVTSAAYGNNQLWVEITRDEDDKTTVQYTDKLGRVILKKVQDTATPTGNGHSGWLCTYYVYDDLGQLRVVIPPQATRIMFTKGWNLSTNATLANAQYFRYFYDERGRLSEKYIPEKVVEYYLYDTQDRLVGFQDGNLRGSNKWLYTMYDGLGRVVMTGLTTVPPTTTFASLKATLNSAGTNNATIKANTAKIKTGTSITSPKYDGYQEYVASSSIILQSGFTVKATGNQSFTARIGTLPESGATGAWPTEEGEILTVNYYDTYQYLTGFSYANPGPPFDASATTRVHGLQTGKKVKNLETGEFYTGAFYYDNKGRLIQTLGQHQAGGTTRASTAYNFEGQPTHSLTTNSLSSNYTVLRTYNYNVTGRLAAITHQVGSGTSKTIVQYTYDDLGRRTAKTFPEVAFNANQTSTYNIRGWLTGLGTGYSGIFQQTLYYNTGATANRFNGNIARISWTGGQESTPITRTYNYSYDNANRITAATFTSATSGENNRYNLSGILYDDNGNIRTMTRRGERAAGNYNVVDLLAYNYATNTTFGDIYSNRLLSVTDGESSNTYTSKDFKPNIGASGNYLYDNNGNQRVNKDKRISEIKFNHLNLPEKISFTTGARSGSHTMRRATN, encoded by the coding sequence ATGAGACACTATCTGTTTACCTCCCTTTTTCTGTTTTTGGTTTGCATTGAGTTTTCATTAAGCCAGACTACTGAGAACTTTGTCAAGACCTACCGTGCCCGGACAGGAACAACTTCGATTGCTACTGTAACAGGTGGAACCTCTAGCCAGTCCTATAAAACTTTTACTTACTATGACGGTCTTGGCAGGCCAAAACAGACTGTAGGTAGGCAGTCTACAATCAGTGGAAAGGACCTGATCACCCCCATTGATTATGATGTATTTGGCCGTGAGGAAAAAGAGTACCTGCCCTATTTTGAAAGTTCAGGTACCCAAGACGGTAGGTTTCGGTCCAATGGATTTACGATGCATTCTAGCCGGACCGGCTCAATATACGGAGATAGCTACGGCTATTCTCAAAAGTTGTATGAACCTTCCCCACTGAACAGAGTGGACAAGCAGGCATCACCTGGGAATGCCTGGAGAATGGGATCAGACAAAGAAGTAAAATTCAGCAGAAGATCCAACACCTCGGGAGAAGGAGTTAGGATCTTCACTGTGAACAGTTCCGGGTTTCCGGTCACTTCGGCTGCTTACGGGAACAACCAGCTGTGGGTTGAAATCACCCGGGATGAAGACGACAAAACAACCGTGCAGTATACGGACAAACTGGGAAGGGTAATCCTCAAAAAGGTCCAGGATACCGCCACTCCTACGGGAAACGGACATTCTGGCTGGCTTTGTACCTATTATGTGTACGATGATCTGGGGCAGCTCCGGGTTGTGATCCCGCCCCAGGCCACCAGGATCATGTTTACCAAGGGATGGAACCTTTCAACAAACGCAACGCTGGCAAATGCGCAGTACTTCAGGTATTTCTATGATGAAAGAGGCAGATTGTCCGAAAAGTACATTCCTGAAAAGGTTGTGGAATATTACCTTTATGATACCCAGGACAGGCTGGTGGGTTTTCAGGACGGTAATCTTAGGGGTTCCAATAAATGGCTTTACACGATGTATGATGGATTGGGAAGGGTGGTCATGACAGGACTGACAACAGTTCCTCCCACTACCACCTTCGCTTCCCTGAAGGCTACCCTGAACAGTGCCGGAACCAACAATGCAACCATTAAAGCTAATACGGCAAAGATCAAGACAGGGACTTCAATCACCTCTCCCAAGTACGACGGCTATCAGGAGTATGTGGCATCAAGTTCCATTATCCTCCAGAGCGGTTTCACTGTGAAGGCGACCGGAAACCAATCCTTTACCGCCAGGATCGGCACGCTTCCGGAATCCGGGGCGACCGGGGCATGGCCAACCGAGGAGGGGGAGATCCTGACGGTCAACTATTATGACACTTATCAATATCTCACCGGCTTTTCTTATGCCAATCCAGGCCCGCCCTTTGATGCTTCAGCTACCACAAGAGTACACGGCCTTCAGACAGGCAAAAAGGTAAAGAATCTGGAGACCGGTGAGTTTTATACCGGTGCGTTCTACTATGACAACAAAGGCAGGCTAATACAGACCCTGGGGCAGCACCAGGCAGGAGGTACAACTCGTGCTTCCACAGCCTATAACTTTGAAGGCCAACCGACCCATAGCCTGACCACCAATTCGCTGTCATCCAATTACACGGTTCTGCGCACCTATAACTACAATGTGACCGGCCGGTTGGCTGCCATTACCCATCAAGTCGGGAGCGGAACTTCGAAGACCATTGTGCAATACACCTATGACGATCTGGGCCGCCGAACGGCCAAGACCTTCCCCGAGGTAGCATTTAATGCCAATCAGACCAGCACTTACAATATCAGGGGCTGGCTGACAGGATTGGGAACAGGATATTCAGGGATCTTCCAGCAGACCCTGTATTACAATACAGGGGCGACAGCGAACAGGTTCAACGGAAACATTGCCAGGATATCATGGACAGGAGGACAGGAGAGCACCCCGATAACACGTACCTATAACTACAGCTATGACAATGCGAATAGGATCACCGCCGCAACATTTACTTCGGCAACAAGTGGGGAAAACAACCGCTACAATCTGAGCGGGATCCTTTATGATGACAACGGGAATATCAGGACAATGACCCGCCGGGGCGAAAGGGCAGCTGGCAACTATAATGTTGTCGATTTACTGGCTTATAATTATGCGACCAATACAACCTTTGGGGATATTTATTCGAACAGACTGCTTAGTGTGACAGACGGAGAATCTTCCAATACATATACCTCCAAAGACTTTAAGCCCAACATCGGTGCATCTGGAAATTATCTCTACGACAACAACGGGAACCAAAGGGTCAACAAGGACAAACGTATTTCGGAGATCAAATTCAACCACCTGAACCTGCCCGAGAAGATAAGTTTCACCACGGGGGCAAGATCAGGCTCGCATACGATGCGGAGGGCAACAAACTGA
- a CDS encoding XRE family transcriptional regulator: protein MAITVDELYKASQLFNMTTDQILAYDGDIPSEVVIEDKTAVEQLRLIQQLEEEDRQTIFKLIDKMLTNKKFKDFFQKNVAAL from the coding sequence ATGGCAATCACCGTGGATGAACTCTACAAGGCATCACAGCTCTTCAACATGACTACCGACCAGATACTCGCATATGACGGGGATATCCCATCCGAGGTCGTCATCGAGGACAAGACAGCCGTCGAACAGCTCAGGCTTATCCAGCAATTGGAGGAAGAGGACAGACAGACCATATTCAAGCTGATCGACAAGATGCTCACCAACAAAAAGTTTAAAGACTTCTTCCAGAAAAATGTTGCTGCGCTATAA